The DNA region GGTGGCGCAGGTGCAGCAGCGCCCGATGGCGCCGGACCCCGATCTCGAGGCGCGGATCCAGCAGTTCGTCGACCGGCTGTACGCCGTCCGCGGCTGGGACACGGACCGCGACGACGTACGCGCGGGCGTGCGCAAGCAGGCGCTGGTGCCGACCGGCGCCACCGCGCTAGAGCCGATCGGGACGGCTCCGGGCCTGGTGGTGCCGGCGCCCGCGGACGCCCCCGGTCCCCCGGTCCTGGTGCTGCCGGGGCCTCCGTCGGAGCTGCGGTCGATGTGGCCGGCCGCGATGAGCGACCCTCGGGTCGTCGCCGCGCTGAGCGGAGCGGAGCCGCTGCGCCAGTCCACGGTGCGGGTGTGGGGGCCGCCGGAGGCCGAGCTGGCCGCCGTCCTCCGCGGCCACGAGACCGAGCACGACACGTCCGGCCTCGAGATCACCACCTGCCTGCGCGACGGGGAGCTGGAGATCGTCACCCGTCACCCGGCCGACGGCGCCGCCGCCTACGCCGCGCTCGAGGCGACGCTGACGTCGGCGTTCGGCAACCGCGTCTTCAGCACCGACGGCCGCAGCGTCGACGAGATCGTCGCCGACCTGCTGGTGGTCTCCGAGGCCACCGTCTCGACCGCCGAGTCGTGCACGGCCGGCCTGGTCGCCGCCCGCCTGGCCGACCTTCCCGGCTCCTCCCGTTATCTGGCCGGCGGCTTCGTCACCTACGCCAACGAGGCGAAGACGGAGGCCGTGGGCGTCCCGCCGGCCCTGCTCGCCTCCGTGGGAGCGGTCAGCCGCGAGGTCGCCGTCGCCATGGCGGAGGGCGCCCGCCGGCGCACCGGTACGACGTACGGCCTGTCCACCACCGGTGTCGCAGGCCCCGACGGTGGGACGCCGGAGAAGCCGGTCGGTCTGGTGCACGTGGCGGTGGCCGGTCCCGATCGCACCTGGCACCGGGAGCTGCGGCTGGGTGGCGGCCGCGACCTGATCCGCTCGCGCAGCGTCACCTGCGTGCTGCACCTGCTGCGCGAGGTGCTGGCCACGACCTGAACCGGCGCGACACCGCTGCGGCATCACTCTGAGGTGTCACTCTGAGGTGTCACACTGAGGTGTCACTCCGGGGCGTCGCTCGGGGGCGTCAGCGTGCGGCGCGGGCCCGCTCCTCGCCGGCCTCGATCTCGGCCATCAGGTCCACCACGTAGCGCGCGAAGTCGATCTGGATCGTGTGCCGGGGCGTGGCGTAGTACTGCTCGAGGTGGGCGTCCTCGTCGGCCTTCGTGATCAGCTCCTGCTCGGCGACCTCCGGCAGCACGTAGTCGCCGACCAGCAGGCGGGCGAGCAGCTTGGACTGCTGCTCGGCCAGGTTCACGATGGTCGGGGAGGACTGCGCCAGGCCCAGGTAGAACAGGTGGTCCACCCCCGGCTTGATCATCCGCTTGAACAACGGGTAGCGGTGCTCGTCGTCCGGGTGCAGGTCGGCCTCGGTGTCGGCGAAGAACGGGAACGACATCTCGTAGCCGGTGGCGCAGATGATCACGTCGGCCTCGACCGTGGCGCCGTCGGCCAGGTGGACGGTGTGACCGTCGAGGCGGGTGATCTCGGGCAGCATGTGGATGTCGCCGGATCCGGCGCGGGTGAGGAAGTCGGCACTCACCGAGGGGTGTGCGGCGAGCGGCTCGTGGTCCGGGTCGGGCAGACCGTAGTTGCTCATCTCCCCCACCAGCTCCCGGATCAGCTTGCGGGAGGCCTCCAGCGCCACGGCCTTCGGGATGTCCGGTGGCGCCATCACCTTGTCCGCGGCGACCCCGTTGCGATACTTCGGGAGCACCCAGACGCCGCGGCGGGCCGAGACGTAGAGCTTCTCGGCCATCCACCGGTTGGAGAGCTCGGAGGCGATGTCCATCGCGGAGTTGCCCATTCCGACCACGATCACGCGCTTGCCGCGGATCTCCACGGGATCGAACGGGTTGACGTAGGCGTGGCTGTGGATGAGGTCGCCCGCGAACTCCCCCGGGTAGTCCGGCAGCCGCGGCTTCCAGTGGTGTCCGTTGGCCACCACCAGGTCGGTGTAGTGGCGGGTCTCCCCCGTCGAGAGCGTGAGCTCCCAGCCGTCACCGCTGCGCGCCGCGCGGGTGACCTCGGTATTGAACTCGATCCGGTCACCGAGCCCGAACTCGTCCACGTAGGCACGGAAGTAGTCGTGGATCAGGGTGTGGTGCGGGAAGTCCGGGTAGTCCGCGGGCGCGGGGAAGTCCTCGAACTCCAGCCGCTTCGTCGAGGTGTCGATGTGCAGCGACTCGTAGACCGCGGAGCGCCCGTTGGGATTGCCGAAGTACCAGTTGCCGCCGATGTCGTCGCTCATCTCGAACTGGTCGTAGGCGATGCCGTAGTCGGCGAGCCGCTTGGCCGTGGTGATCCCGGAGCACCCGGCGCCGATGATCGCGACGTGCGGCGCGGGGACCGTGCCAGCAGCGGAGTTCGCGGCGGAGCTCGGTGCGGTGCTCACAGGGCCTCCAGGCAGGCGAGGGCGGTGCGGACGTAGCCGTCGGTGCGCGGCGAGGAGAGCATGTGCTCGGCGAGCTGGTTGGGCGCGTAGGCGATCGTGGCCCGCCGGTCGAGGTCGTTGACCACGATCGCTCCGCCGTACCCGGTCCACCAGCACACCCGGCCCTCGCCGACCGCGGGCGCCGACGGGGTCGGCAGTCCGTAGCCGATGCCGAAGGTCACCGGCAGCATCAGCAGCTGGTCCGGCCCCGACGCCTGGACCTCGAAGATCCGGTCCAGGGTCTGCGGCGAGAGGAGCCGCACCCCGTCCAGCTCACCGCCGTGGGAGACCACGGCCTGGGCCCGTGCGATGCCGCGCGCCGTGCCGTGGCCACCGGCCCCACCGACCTGCCCCCGGCGCCAGTCCGCCTCGTTGCACCTCTTGGGCGTGAGCAGCGGGTTGGCGATGGTGCGCAGCAGGAACGAGTCCGACGGCAGCTGGCTGTAGTCGACCGCCGACTGCGGCGGTGAGAGCAGGTCGGCGCACCGTGCGAGATCGGCCTCCGGCACCCCGAGCAGGAACTCGGCTCCGAGTGGGGCCAGCACCTCGGACTGGAGCACCTCCGCGACGCCCTGACCGGTTGCGCCGCGGACGATGCCGTCGACGAGATGACCGTGCGCCACGATCTGGTACGCCGACGCCGACCCGGGCTCGTACCACGGGGCCTCGGCGGCCAGGAGTGCCTCCGCGCCGACCAGGTCGAGGGCGTCCTCGACACCGACCTGCGGCGTCCACCCGGGCACCCCGCTGGTGTGACCGAGCACGTGCCGCACCAGCACGCCCTCCTTGCCCGCGGCCCCGAACTCCGGCCAGTACTTCGCGACCGGCGCGTCCAGGTCGATCTCGCCACGGTCGGCGAGGACCAGCGCGGTCAGCCCGACCATCGCCTTGGTCACCGACCAGACCTGGACCACGGTGTCGGCCTGCCACGGCACTCCGGGACGGGCCTCACCGCCCCAGAGGTCCGCCACGAGCTCGCCGTCGTGGACCACCGCGACCGAGGCACCCACATCCGCGCCGGAGTCGAGGTTGCGCGCGAGCTCCTCGCGCAGGGGCAGGAACGCTGGGCTGCAATCTCCGTCGACCACCCGGCGACCATAGAACGTGTTCTACGTCACCGGCTAGGGGTGGATCCGGGATTCAGACGGACGCGACGTACTCGTCGCGCAGCCTGCCCTTGACCATCTTCCCGGTCGGCGTGCGGGGCAGCTCGTCGCGGAAGATCACCTCGCGCGGGATCTTGAAGTGGGCGATCCGCTCCCGCGCGTAGGCGATGAGCTCGGCGGCGAGCGTCTCGTCCGCCGCGGTGCCCTCGGCGGGCTGCACGAAGGCGACCACCCGCTCCCCCATCTCCTCGTCGGGGACGCCGATCACGGCGATGTCGTGCACCGCGGGGTGCAGCGTCAGCAGGTCCTCGACCTCCTGCGGGTAGATGTTCACCCCGCCGCTGATGATCATGAACGCCTTGCGGTCGGTCAGGTAGAGGAACCCGTCCTCGTCGAGGTAGCCGAGGTCGCCGACCGTGGTCCAGTTCGGGTGCGCCGGGTGCTGGGTGCTCGCGGTCTTCTGCGGGTCCTTGTGATAGCTGAACGACGGCCCGTCGTGCTCGGCCCGCTCGAAGTAGATCGTGCCGACCTCTCCGGTGCCGACCTCGGTGCCGTCCTCGGCGCACACGTGCGGCACACCGAGCAGCGGCACCCCCACCGAGCCGGGGTGGGCGAGCCACTGCTCGGAGTCGATCATGGTCGCGCCGTTGGCCTCGGTGGAGGCGTAGTACTCGTAGATCACCGGTCCGAACCAGTCGATCATCCGCTGCTTGACCTGCACCGGGCACGGGGCGGCGGCGTGGATCACGTAGCGCAGGCTGGAGACGTCGTACCGCGCCCGGGTCGCGTCGGGGAGCTTGAGCATCCGGACGAACATCGTCGGGACGCACTGGGTGTGCGTGACGCCGAACCGCTCGACCGCGTCGAGGAACAGCTCCGCGTCGAACTTCTCCATCATCACCAGGGTGCCGCCCAGGGCGTGCACCACGCCGCCGTACCGCAGCGGCGCGGCGTGGTAGACGGGCGCCGGGGAGAGATAGACGGTCTCCTCGGTGAAGGCGTAGAGGCCACCGAAGATCGTCACGTAGGGATAGCCCGGCTCGTCCACCGCGTAGTCGGGCAGCGGCAGCTTGATCCCCTTCGGACGTCCAGTGGTGCCGGAGGAGTAGAGCAGGTCGTCGCCGTGGGGCTGCTCGGGCAGCGGTGTCGCGCCCGCCGTCGCCAGGGCGGCCTCGTAGTCGGCATGGCCCGGCACCGCTCCCCCGTAGGCCAGCCGATCGGCGACGTCGACCTCGAGGGCGGCGACCAGGTCGCGCTTCGCCGCGGAGACCACCAGCGCCTTCGCGTCGCAGTCGCCGATGATGTACGACGCCTCCGCCGCGCTCAGGTTGTGGTTGACCGCGGTGATGTAGAGACCCGAGCGCAACGCCGCCCAGTAGACCTCGTAGGTCTCCGGCGTGTTGTCGCTCAGCAGCGCCACCACGTCACCGCGCCGGAGACCGGCTGCGCGCAGGTGGTTGGCCAGCCGCAGACTGCGTTCGTCGAGCTCGGCGTAGGTCAGGCGACGTCCCGAACCGGCCATCACCAGCGCGACGCGATCGGGGTCCTCGGCTGCCCAGGTTCCGGGGTACATGGCACCACTGTGACACCACTCACAACGAAATCCCAACGTTTGTTCGGATCAGTGGTGGGAGTGCCGTCCTCAGAGCTCGCGGAGCCGGGGCAGCACCTCCTCGACGACGCGCCCGGTCCAGGCCTCCGGGTCGTCGCCGCGCGGCATCGCCACCGCCATCTCGACGCCGAGTCCGGCCAGCTCCTCCATCTCGCGCAGGAAAGCGTCGACGTCCCCGACCGGGTCGGACTGGGCCAGCACGGTCTTGCGGATCGCGGCGTAGTCACGGCCCACGTCGTCGCAGTGGGAGCGCAGCACCTCCAGCTTGCGACGTACCACCTCGGTGCCCTCGCCGAACAGGTTGCAGGCGCTGGCGTACTGCGCGACCAGGCGCAGGGTCTTCCGCTCCCCCGACCCGCCGATCATGATCGGGATCCGTGCCCGCACCGGCGGCGGGACGTTGACCGTCTCGGCCAGCTGGTAGTGCCGACCGGTGAAGGAGCCGTCGTCCGGTCCGGTCATCTGCCGGAAGATCCGCAGCGTCTCCTCGAGCCGTTCGAAGCGCTCCGCGGTCTCCGGGAAGGGCACTCCCAGCCCTTCGTGCTCCCGGTCGTACCACGCGGCGCCGATGCCGAGGAACGCCCGGCCCCGGACAGCACGTCGAGGGTGGTGACGATCTTCGCCAGCAGGCCGGGGTGGCGGTAGCTGACGCCGGTCACCAGCAGTCCGAGGTCGAGGCGCTCGGTGACGGCGGCGAGGTAGCCGAGGGTGGTGTAGCCCTCCAGCATCGGCTCCTCGGGCCCACCGAGCATCTCCATCTGGAAGTAGTGGTCCATCACGCTGAGCTGCCGGATCCCGCCGGCGTCGGCGAGGCGGGCGGTGCCGGTCAGCCGGTCGACCAGGCGGTCGCTCCAGTCGGGGTGGGAGAAGTTGGCGTAGTGGATACCGAGGTCCATGCCCCGACGCTACGCCGTCGTGGGATCGCTGCGTACCCTTCGGGACCATGCTCAAGCGCGCGCTCGCCGGCCTGCCGGCCCTCCTGCTCCTGGCCACCTTCTCCGCCTGCGGCGACGACTCCGGCGAGACCGAGACGGCCACCGACTCCGGGACCGACTCCGGGACCGACTCCGGGACCGACGCCGGGTCCGAGGCCGCGACCTGCACCTACGTCTCCGACGGCACCGGCGGCGACGTCGAGCTCCCGCCGGAGGAGCCGACCGTCGAGGGTGAGGTGGCCGTGGAGGTAACCTCCAGCGTCGGTGACTTCTCGATGAGCCTGGACGCGGACAGCGCGCCGTGCACGGTGAACTCGATGGTCTCCCTGATCGAGCAGGGCTTCTACGACGACACACCGTGCCACCGGCTGACCGTCGCGGAGGCCTTCAAGGTGCTCCAGTGCGGTGACCCGACGGGCACCGGCACCGGCGGTCCCGGCTACACCATCCCGGCCGAGTACGACGGCACCGAGACCTACCCGGCCGGCACCCTCGCGATGGCCCGGAGCCAGGACCCGGACTCCGGTGGCTCCCAGTTCTTCGTGGCCTACGGGAACACCTCGCTGCCGCCCGAGTACACCGTCTTCGGCACCATCGACCAGGACGGCATCGACGCGATCACCGAGGCCGCCGAGGCCGGT from Nocardioides sambongensis includes:
- a CDS encoding competence/damage-inducible protein A yields the protein MTARAGIVVTGTEVLTGRVADANGPWLVEELRTRGVDVGQLVVVGDRPPDLAAALRYLAPQHDLVITTGGLGPTADDLTAAVVAQVQQRPMAPDPDLEARIQQFVDRLYAVRGWDTDRDDVRAGVRKQALVPTGATALEPIGTAPGLVVPAPADAPGPPVLVLPGPPSELRSMWPAAMSDPRVVAALSGAEPLRQSTVRVWGPPEAELAAVLRGHETEHDTSGLEITTCLRDGELEIVTRHPADGAAAYAALEATLTSAFGNRVFSTDGRSVDEIVADLLVVSEATVSTAESCTAGLVAARLADLPGSSRYLAGGFVTYANEAKTEAVGVPPALLASVGAVSREVAVAMAEGARRRTGTTYGLSTTGVAGPDGGTPEKPVGLVHVAVAGPDRTWHRELRLGGGRDLIRSRSVTCVLHLLREVLATT
- a CDS encoding flavin-containing monooxygenase is translated as MSTAPSSAANSAAGTVPAPHVAIIGAGCSGITTAKRLADYGIAYDQFEMSDDIGGNWYFGNPNGRSAVYESLHIDTSTKRLEFEDFPAPADYPDFPHHTLIHDYFRAYVDEFGLGDRIEFNTEVTRAARSGDGWELTLSTGETRHYTDLVVANGHHWKPRLPDYPGEFAGDLIHSHAYVNPFDPVEIRGKRVIVVGMGNSAMDIASELSNRWMAEKLYVSARRGVWVLPKYRNGVAADKVMAPPDIPKAVALEASRKLIRELVGEMSNYGLPDPDHEPLAAHPSVSADFLTRAGSGDIHMLPEITRLDGHTVHLADGATVEADVIICATGYEMSFPFFADTEADLHPDDEHRYPLFKRMIKPGVDHLFYLGLAQSSPTIVNLAEQQSKLLARLLVGDYVLPEVAEQELITKADEDAHLEQYYATPRHTIQIDFARYVVDLMAEIEAGEERARAAR
- a CDS encoding serine hydrolase domain-containing protein encodes the protein MVDGDCSPAFLPLREELARNLDSGADVGASVAVVHDGELVADLWGGEARPGVPWQADTVVQVWSVTKAMVGLTALVLADRGEIDLDAPVAKYWPEFGAAGKEGVLVRHVLGHTSGVPGWTPQVGVEDALDLVGAEALLAAEAPWYEPGSASAYQIVAHGHLVDGIVRGATGQGVAEVLQSEVLAPLGAEFLLGVPEADLARCADLLSPPQSAVDYSQLPSDSFLLRTIANPLLTPKRCNEADWRRGQVGGAGGHGTARGIARAQAVVSHGGELDGVRLLSPQTLDRIFEVQASGPDQLLMLPVTFGIGYGLPTPSAPAVGEGRVCWWTGYGGAIVVNDLDRRATIAYAPNQLAEHMLSSPRTDGYVRTALACLEAL
- a CDS encoding acyl-CoA synthetase; amino-acid sequence: MYPGTWAAEDPDRVALVMAGSGRRLTYAELDERSLRLANHLRAAGLRRGDVVALLSDNTPETYEVYWAALRSGLYITAVNHNLSAAEASYIIGDCDAKALVVSAAKRDLVAALEVDVADRLAYGGAVPGHADYEAALATAGATPLPEQPHGDDLLYSSGTTGRPKGIKLPLPDYAVDEPGYPYVTIFGGLYAFTEETVYLSPAPVYHAAPLRYGGVVHALGGTLVMMEKFDAELFLDAVERFGVTHTQCVPTMFVRMLKLPDATRARYDVSSLRYVIHAAAPCPVQVKQRMIDWFGPVIYEYYASTEANGATMIDSEQWLAHPGSVGVPLLGVPHVCAEDGTEVGTGEVGTIYFERAEHDGPSFSYHKDPQKTASTQHPAHPNWTTVGDLGYLDEDGFLYLTDRKAFMIISGGVNIYPQEVEDLLTLHPAVHDIAVIGVPDEEMGERVVAFVQPAEGTAADETLAAELIAYARERIAHFKIPREVIFRDELPRTPTGKMVKGRLRDEYVASV
- a CDS encoding peptidylprolyl isomerase, with translation MLKRALAGLPALLLLATFSACGDDSGETETATDSGTDSGTDSGTDAGSEAATCTYVSDGTGGDVELPPEEPTVEGEVAVEVTSSVGDFSMSLDADSAPCTVNSMVSLIEQGFYDDTPCHRLTVAEAFKVLQCGDPTGTGTGGPGYTIPAEYDGTETYPAGTLAMARSQDPDSGGSQFFVAYGNTSLPPEYTVFGTIDQDGIDAITEAAEAGVEPQMGPEDGAPKTPIDITSITLG